In the genome of Spirochaetia bacterium, one region contains:
- a CDS encoding diguanylate cyclase, whose product MHMDYQPAKDDSGFLFNLVLKEFNYILDVDLTEKEIVQSISNIQEIPDGLTYEFFITKFGENVPLSHKTAARNFMHSITTAVATGNLTPQFVELRFTDIQDNIKSKWSAIKCIYRRDVHGHLHGYIISRDITMEKENEVRVIKSGQRDPLTNLINRFGFDYLSGSVLAHAIIYQQKLALFFIDIDYFKQINDTHGHQFGDQVLKVVADKIRKQFKETDIICRCGGDEFIVLMDGNPSADTACRKAADLCKAVSMIEFPSAYVKVSISIGISLFPEHSEDPDMLEHLADLALYEAKAKGKNQYRLFSEESTNSLELSYQQERQGQKNGSSTALLELVLDDLAIGIVVIEAESYRVLYINEKARELFKIDRNTNICGQLCFQSLKGNSGPCPDCNLTGWKNKKICRNSRTLYQQIKTKMIDWNGQISYIQYISASLPTDGPKTGR is encoded by the coding sequence ATGCATATGGATTATCAACCAGCCAAGGATGATTCCGGCTTTTTGTTCAATTTGGTATTAAAAGAGTTCAATTATATATTGGATGTTGACTTGACTGAAAAAGAAATAGTACAGTCCATCTCAAACATTCAGGAAATTCCAGATGGGTTGACCTATGAATTCTTTATCACAAAGTTCGGAGAAAACGTGCCGCTAAGCCATAAGACAGCTGCAAGGAATTTCATGCACAGTATTACTACCGCTGTAGCAACCGGCAATCTTACCCCACAGTTTGTCGAACTTAGGTTTACAGATATCCAGGACAATATTAAATCCAAGTGGTCCGCCATAAAATGCATCTATCGAAGGGATGTGCATGGGCATCTACATGGATACATCATTTCACGTGACATAACTATGGAAAAGGAAAATGAAGTACGCGTAATAAAAAGTGGACAAAGAGATCCCCTGACAAATCTGATCAACAGATTTGGTTTTGATTATCTCAGCGGAAGTGTCCTTGCCCATGCAATTATCTATCAACAGAAATTAGCATTGTTTTTTATCGATATTGACTATTTCAAGCAAATCAACGACACCCATGGTCATCAATTCGGAGATCAGGTACTCAAGGTAGTTGCAGACAAAATCCGAAAGCAATTCAAGGAAACGGATATTATCTGCAGATGTGGAGGTGATGAATTCATTGTCCTGATGGATGGGAACCCTTCCGCTGATACTGCATGCAGAAAGGCAGCAGACTTATGTAAAGCTGTTTCAATGATTGAATTTCCTTCTGCATACGTCAAAGTTTCAATTTCAATCGGAATTTCTCTGTTTCCTGAACATTCAGAAGATCCAGACATGTTGGAACATCTGGCGGACCTTGCATTGTATGAAGCAAAAGCAAAAGGGAAAAATCAATATAGGCTTTTCAGTGAAGAAAGCACCAATTCCCTTGAGCTTTCTTATCAACAGGAACGTCAGGGACAGAAAAACGGATCTTCCACAGCCCTTCTTGAGCTGGTCCTTGATGATTTGGCTATAGGAATAGTCGTCATCGAAGCTGAAAGCTATCGTGTCCTCTATATCAACGAAAAAGCAAGAGAACTTTTCAAAATAGATAGGAACACCAATATCTGCGGGCAACTCTGCTTCCAGTCTCTGAAAGGAAACTCAGGCCCTTGTCCTGACTGCAATCTGACAGGTTGGAAAAATAAAAAGATCTGTAGAAACAGCCGTACCTTATATCAGCAGATAAAAACCAAGATGATTGATTGGAATGGTCAGATTTCCTATATCCAATATATCAGTGCTTCTTTACCTACTGACGGACCAAAGACAGGTAGATAA
- a CDS encoding bifunctional diguanylate cyclase/phosphodiesterase produces MNDKQMDQLVMQHLEECKGGKVLVIHPVEENSVGIYDNIDEIPQPDLSETISPMLVVIYSDSTDSIASLKGIERFAHLVAQVYIIVYVPVPLAEGMKLKLYQSGVKAVAEGLGQMRKSLLDFHEYQISYQHVLVSLFDSLAEVFPGGLIILRSTTDGKSLHVIKYNKKLLDLGGWSKMPDIIDIDCLTSFIPAPDVNRFVFQLSRVLDGELSSFSIEHRIQCYNGSEERWVNSRLSKLEGLKGYFAYSMEDISKVRQQWKKLESRRALLRRKARHDLLTGLYNRETFVSCTSKLLRMNPHTDYVMIYLDVSKFRMVNEVFGHSSGNVLLVEIASVLSDKTKFVGTYGRLENDSFVLCVEKEQFDAEKLSQLLSIDLSEQGILFRPLINFGVYEIVDHTLGVETMLARAYLALQSVKGDCICTYAYYDPSMSHAVKEEQQIHGEMELALKTGQFVLYYQPVFSLEQNKAVSAEVLVRWKHPVKGLLAPAQFLPVFEQNGFIIKLDQYVLEHACIYLAERKAHGLPLFPISVNLSRRSISSETLGQQQEETVRSYGLDPSMVKIEITESAYMVNTGELIAMVNDLRKRGFVVMMDDFGSGYSSLNILKDLPVDYLKIDMRFLSSFKSSEKSRDIINFVVRMAKWMGLKVIAEGVETLPQLSFLRGIGCDLVQGYYYAKPMPPQELDDFIEKNGLAIGSPLPLNIPDKDFQDCNLAYVTDLLEEIKGAVAFVLVSPDGRLELLTANRYYIDRFSDEDILLDDLGKLGLFGEDHKIFCNLINRVLNSHRILEEKVHLQKPDGTIEKVQMIAAYLGTGMKSPIIYLSLVRQ; encoded by the coding sequence ATGAATGATAAGCAGATGGATCAATTGGTCATGCAACATTTGGAAGAGTGCAAGGGAGGAAAGGTTCTTGTCATCCACCCAGTGGAAGAAAATTCGGTGGGTATATATGACAATATCGATGAAATTCCGCAGCCAGATTTGTCTGAAACGATATCACCTATGTTGGTTGTTATTTATAGTGACAGTACTGATAGTATTGCTTCTTTGAAAGGAATTGAACGATTTGCTCACCTTGTTGCACAGGTCTATATAATTGTCTATGTCCCGGTACCTCTTGCCGAGGGAATGAAACTCAAGCTTTATCAATCCGGTGTCAAAGCTGTTGCCGAAGGACTTGGGCAGATGCGCAAGAGTCTCCTTGATTTTCATGAATATCAAATTTCGTACCAACATGTACTTGTCAGCTTGTTTGATTCTCTTGCAGAAGTGTTTCCTGGTGGTCTCATTATTCTTCGCTCTACAACAGATGGAAAATCTTTGCATGTAATAAAATACAATAAAAAATTATTGGATTTGGGCGGTTGGTCAAAGATGCCTGATATCATTGATATTGATTGTCTGACCTCCTTTATTCCTGCACCGGATGTCAATCGCTTTGTTTTCCAACTTTCACGGGTGTTGGATGGTGAACTAAGTTCTTTCTCAATTGAGCATAGGATACAATGTTACAATGGTTCAGAAGAACGTTGGGTCAATTCCAGATTGTCCAAGCTTGAAGGTCTTAAAGGTTATTTTGCTTATTCCATGGAAGATATTTCCAAAGTAAGGCAGCAATGGAAAAAATTGGAATCGCGGAGAGCCTTGCTTCGACGCAAGGCTCGGCATGACCTGCTTACAGGATTATACAACAGGGAGACGTTTGTCAGCTGTACCTCGAAGCTGCTCAGGATGAATCCTCATACTGACTATGTCATGATTTATCTAGATGTCAGTAAGTTCCGGATGGTAAATGAAGTATTCGGGCACAGCAGCGGCAATGTCCTTCTTGTGGAAATTGCTTCTGTTCTGTCTGACAAGACGAAATTCGTAGGGACATATGGAAGATTGGAAAACGATTCGTTCGTCCTCTGTGTCGAGAAGGAACAGTTTGATGCAGAAAAGCTTTCTCAGTTGCTTTCTATCGATCTTTCCGAACAGGGCATCCTTTTCAGGCCGTTGATCAATTTCGGTGTATACGAAATTGTTGACCATACGTTAGGTGTGGAGACTATGCTGGCGAGGGCTTATCTGGCTTTGCAATCTGTCAAAGGTGACTGTATCTGTACCTATGCATACTATGACCCTTCGATGAGCCATGCAGTCAAGGAAGAACAGCAGATCCATGGCGAGATGGAACTTGCCCTTAAGACCGGACAGTTTGTCCTTTATTATCAGCCGGTATTTTCTTTGGAACAGAACAAAGCTGTCAGTGCCGAAGTGCTGGTGAGATGGAAACATCCTGTAAAGGGTCTGCTGGCACCGGCACAGTTCCTTCCTGTCTTTGAGCAGAATGGTTTCATTATCAAACTTGACCAATATGTTCTCGAACATGCCTGTATCTACCTTGCAGAGAGGAAGGCCCATGGACTTCCATTGTTTCCGATTTCTGTCAATCTGAGCAGACGTAGCATTTCAAGTGAAACCCTGGGCCAGCAACAGGAAGAGACTGTGCGATCCTATGGTCTTGATCCCAGCATGGTCAAGATAGAGATTACCGAAAGCGCCTATATGGTCAATACCGGTGAATTGATTGCCATGGTCAATGATTTGCGAAAGCGTGGTTTCGTTGTCATGATGGATGATTTTGGATCCGGCTATTCCAGTTTGAACATTCTCAAGGATTTGCCGGTAGATTATCTGAAGATAGATATGAGATTTCTTTCAAGTTTCAAATCCAGTGAGAAAAGCAGGGATATCATCAATTTTGTCGTCAGGATGGCTAAGTGGATGGGACTGAAAGTCATTGCTGAAGGTGTTGAAACTTTGCCGCAGCTTTCTTTCCTGAGAGGAATCGGCTGTGACTTGGTACAGGGGTATTATTATGCAAAACCGATGCCTCCGCAGGAGCTGGATGACTTCATTGAAAAAAATGGCTTAGCTATAGGATCCCCTTTACCTTTGAATATTCCGGACAAGGATTTTCAGGACTGTAATCTGGCATATGTAACAGACTTGTTGGAAGAAATCAAGGGGGCTGTTGCTTTTGTGCTTGTTTCTCCTGATGGACGTCTTGAGCTACTTACTGCGAACAGGTATTACATTGACCGTTTCTCTGATGAGGATATCTTACTTGATGATTTGGGAAAACTTGGCCTTTTTGGCGAAGACCATAAAATTTTCTGTAATTTGATTAACAGGGTGCTGAACTCACACAGGATACTGGAGGAAAAAGTACATCTGCAAAAGCCGGATGGTACGATTGAAAAAGTCCAGATGATAGCTGCATATCTTGGCACTGGAATGAAAAGTCCGATTATCTACCTGTCTTTGGTCCGTCAGTAG